The following are encoded together in the Vigna angularis cultivar LongXiaoDou No.4 chromosome 9, ASM1680809v1, whole genome shotgun sequence genome:
- the LOC108346292 gene encoding uncharacterized protein At1g01500 isoform X1 yields the protein MDQKEEEPITPLKTFSSLTHSACLEIRLFYVRISPCLVDSLPDHLALCHAPRHAAVSLVVNAAPVPASSPATIHLHRGRVDRHAAEVTYVATDTVSLSGSADFEVYENDALFLCGSLERLDSEWRNGSGSGWGMDCHVAAGCVGSGCSAFFRPRLGVSAPSIEVYVAGCCSGVPVILNKTIQMSPRRRVPRHATLDAIPEDEEMMMMMMEKNRVNGFAPNRKLQITESEVDDYDCDEKMGNGFYSQEMYPGEDGQLSWFNAGVRVGVGIGLGMCVGIGIGVGLLMRSYQTTTRNFRRRFF from the exons ATGGATCAGAAAGAGGAAGAACCGATCACGCCGTTGAAGACCTTCTCTTCTCTCACCCATTCTGCCTGCCTCGAAATTCGTCTCTTCTATGTCAGAATCTCCCCCTGCCTCGTCGACTCGCTCCCAGACCACCTTGCGCTCTGCCACGCGCCACGCCACGCCGCTGTCTCGCTCGTCGTCAACGCCGCCCCCGTCCCCGCCTCCTCCCCCGCCACGATCCATCTCCACCGCGGCCGCGTCGATCGCCATGCCGCCGAGGTCACCTACGTCGCCACCGACACCGTCAGCCTCAGCGGCAGCGCTGACTTCGAGGTCTACGAGAACGACGCGCTCTTCCTCTGCGGCTCCCTCGAGCGCCTCGATTCCGAATGGAGAAACGGGTCCGGGTCGGGATGGGGCATGGACTGCCATGTGGCGGCCGGGTGCGTCGGGTCGGGTTGCTCAGCGTTCTTCAGACCGCGCCTCGGGGTTTCTGCGCCGTCGATCGAGGTCTACGTTGCCGGGTGCTGCTCCGGCGTGCCGGTGATTCTGAACAAGACGATTCAGATGAGTCCGCGGAGGAGGGTGCCGAGACATGCCACGCTGGACGCGATTCCCGAGGATGAagaaatgatgatgatgatgatggaaaAGAACCGTGTCAACGGTTTTGCTCCCAACCGGAAGTTGCAG ATAACAGAGTCAGAGGTTGATGATTACGATTGTGATGAGAAAATGGGGAATGGTTTCTACTCACAAGAAATGTATCCCGGTGAGGATGGACAACTGTCATGGTTCAATGCTGGGGTTAGAGTTGGTGTTGGAATTGGCCTTGGGATGTGCGTGGGGATAGGGATTGGTGTTGGATTGCTCATGCGTTCATACCAAACAACAACCAGGAACTTCAGGAGGAGATTTTTCTAA
- the LOC108346292 gene encoding uncharacterized protein At1g01500 isoform X2 — translation MDQKEEEPITPLKTFSSLTHSACLEIRLFYVRISPCLVDSLPDHLALCHAPRHAAVSLVVNAAPVPASSPATIHLHRGRVDRHAAEVTYVATDTVSLSGSADFEVYENDALFLCGSLERLDSEWRNGSGSGWGMDCHVAAGCVGSGCSAFFRPRLGVSAPSIEVYVAGCCSGVPVILNKTIQMSPRRRVPRHATLDAIPEDEEMMMMMMEKNRVNGFAPNRKLQMMINSPGISLAACSLYDTPFQMHFFLLSTNGQDKG, via the exons ATGGATCAGAAAGAGGAAGAACCGATCACGCCGTTGAAGACCTTCTCTTCTCTCACCCATTCTGCCTGCCTCGAAATTCGTCTCTTCTATGTCAGAATCTCCCCCTGCCTCGTCGACTCGCTCCCAGACCACCTTGCGCTCTGCCACGCGCCACGCCACGCCGCTGTCTCGCTCGTCGTCAACGCCGCCCCCGTCCCCGCCTCCTCCCCCGCCACGATCCATCTCCACCGCGGCCGCGTCGATCGCCATGCCGCCGAGGTCACCTACGTCGCCACCGACACCGTCAGCCTCAGCGGCAGCGCTGACTTCGAGGTCTACGAGAACGACGCGCTCTTCCTCTGCGGCTCCCTCGAGCGCCTCGATTCCGAATGGAGAAACGGGTCCGGGTCGGGATGGGGCATGGACTGCCATGTGGCGGCCGGGTGCGTCGGGTCGGGTTGCTCAGCGTTCTTCAGACCGCGCCTCGGGGTTTCTGCGCCGTCGATCGAGGTCTACGTTGCCGGGTGCTGCTCCGGCGTGCCGGTGATTCTGAACAAGACGATTCAGATGAGTCCGCGGAGGAGGGTGCCGAGACATGCCACGCTGGACGCGATTCCCGAGGATGAagaaatgatgatgatgatgatggaaaAGAACCGTGTCAACGGTTTTGCTCCCAACCGGAAGTTGCAG ATGATGATCAACTCACCAGGGATCTCACTTGCTGCATGCAGTTTATATGATACACCTTTCCAAAtgcatttctttcttttaagtaCAAATGGTCAAGATAAGGGGTAG